One Exiguobacterium sp. BMC-KP genomic window, GCGGTAAGTATAGTCCAAACAGAGCACCGATCACGACGGCACCACCTGCTAGTGCACCCCAACCGAACGCTTCCCACATACGATCACCTCCTTCTTGTCCTTTGTACCTGTTCTAGATAATTCATAAACATAGCAAAAGGAATGGAGCGATCAAAAGATTAGAAGGGTTGTTTATTTAACCAATGACCACCGTCAAGAGCGATACATTCTCCGTTTAAGTACCGTGCTTGATCCGATACCATCCAGGTAGCGAGTGTCGCGATCTCTTCGGGTGTACCAAATCGACCGAGCGGCACATTGCGACGAATCCGTTCTGCATGTTCCGGTGATAAAGCGAGTTTATCAGCACCACCCGTTCGTTCGATCGGTCCTGGACTGATTGCATTAACACGGGCTTGGTATTTATAACCCCACTCGACGGCTAGCGTACGCGTCAAGTTCAGGACGCCAGCTTTTGCAGCGGCACTCGGAGCGACACCAGCACCTGCCTGCCAGGCATAAGAGGCAACGATGTTGACGATTTGTCCGCCAACGACCTGATCTTCTTGCCAGCCTTTGACAAGCGCGTGACAGCAGTTGAATGTCCCGTTGAGGACGATGTCGATGACGGTCTTCCAACCATTCGGCGATAATTCATCCGTCGGACAGATGAAGTTCCCAGCAGCATTGTTGATTAATGCTTCAAGACGACCGAAACGTTCGCGTGCTTGATTAACTGCTGCGAGACAAGCATCTGCGTCACGGACATCCATCTGAATCGTCAAGTGTTCGCCTTTAATTTGTGCTAATGCTTCATCCATGAGTTGCAAACGTTCCGCGTCTCGTCCCGTGACGACAACATTCCAGCCGGCTTCCTTTAAGGCAAGCGCCATCGCTTTCCCCATACCGTTTGTTCCACCCGTTACCATGATTGTTTGTGTCATATTGCTTCCTCCTTTATGTAATGAATGAACAGCCATTCATATTCTTTATTCAAAAAAGAAGGAGCGAACTCCTTCTTTTTTTACTTATTGTGTTGCAAGAGCTGTATCTGTTAAAACAGGAACGACTTGTTTTTTACGTGAGACGACACCTTCGAGGTAGACAAGGTTATTCGTCGCTTCAAGACCGTAAGCACGCTCGACAAGGTTTGCTTCTTTACCGAGAACGAGTCCAACAGAGTTGTTCGTCAAGATATCTGTGACGATGAATACGAACAGATCAAGTCCTTTTGCAAGAATGACTTCGTTGATTGCGGTTTCGAGCTCTTCTTGACGAAGCAAGACTTCAGCCGTATCGACTGTGTTGACCTGAGCGATTTCGACTTTGAGTGTTCCCATCGTGAATTCTTTCGCGTCAAGAGAAATCAATTCCGGAACAGTTTTCTTCGAGAGGTCAGCTCCGGCTTTAAGCA contains:
- the fadH gene encoding 2,4-dienoyl-CoA reductase; amino-acid sequence: MTQTIMVTGGTNGMGKAMALALKEAGWNVVVTGRDAERLQLMDEALAQIKGEHLTIQMDVRDADACLAAVNQARERFGRLEALINNAAGNFICPTDELSPNGWKTVIDIVLNGTFNCCHALVKGWQEDQVVGGQIVNIVASYAWQAGAGVAPSAAAKAGVLNLTRTLAVEWGYKYQARVNAISPGPIERTGGADKLALSPEHAERIRRNVPLGRFGTPEEIATLATWMVSDQARYLNGECIALDGGHWLNKQPF